The following are encoded together in the Salvia hispanica cultivar TCC Black 2014 chromosome 6, UniMelb_Shisp_WGS_1.0, whole genome shotgun sequence genome:
- the LOC125195711 gene encoding calmodulin-like protein 11 — MAMGDTLNRDQIVEFQEAFSLFDKDGDGCITIEELATVIRSLDQNPTEEELQDMINEIDSNGNGTIEFSEFLNLMANKMKETDAEEELKEAFKVFDKDQNGYISAEELRHVMINLGEKLTDEELEQMIREADLDGDGQVNYDEFVKMMLAIG, encoded by the exons ATGGCCATGGGAGACACACTGAACAGAGACCAGATAGTCGAGTTCCAAGAGGCCTTTAGCCTATTTGACAAAGATGGAgatg GTTGCATTACCATTGAAGAATTGGCGACTGTAATAAGGTCTTTGGACCAAAACCCCACTGAGGAAGAACTCCAAGACATGATCAACGAGATCGACTCCAATGGGAACGGCACCATTGAGTTTTCCGAATTCTTGAATCTCATGGCCAACAAAATGAAG GAAACTGATGCAGAGGAAGAGCTTAAAGAAGCGTTCAAAGTGTTTGATAAGGATCAAAATGGCTACATCTCAGCTGAAGAG CTTCGACACGTGATGATCAACCTAGGGGAAAAATTAACAGATGAAGAGCTTGAGCAGATGATAAGGGAGGCTGATTTGGATGGAGATGGACAAGTTAATTACGATGAATTTGTGAAGATGATGCTGGCTATTGgatag